Genomic segment of Candidatus Latescibacterota bacterium:
ACACGGTCGAGGCCCTGCCAGATCCTGCGAGTCGGACAACATTCCTCACGAGAACAGTCTTTCCCTGGCTCAAGACAGTGAACCACCTTTTCTGACACTTCCAGGGCCTGCAAGATGTCATTGAGGGAAATATCTCGCGGGTCCCTTGCCAGTGAGTAGCCCCGTCCCCTGACCACCCGGACCAGGCTCGTTGCCTTCAGGCGGGACATGATCTGCTCGAGGAACTTCACGGAAAGATCCTGTCGCCTGGCGATGCTTGCGACTGAGATCGGACCATCCTGTCGTTCACTGGCCAGATCGATAAGAGCGCGAGTTCCGTATCGGGTTTGTGCAGATAAATGCATGGTCTCCTCACAGGTTCCTAGTAACAACTAGGAAGTTCGTCCGGAATACTGAATACTTTAGTGAAATCCCTCATATAAAAAGCCCGTGGCATTCGCCATGGGCTTTTAATCTATCTTCCCGTACTGTAGGGAATATTCCGTATATCGATGATCTCAGGTTTTGTGGCCTTTTCCCAGGACCCTCAGGCTCTAGAGAAGTTTCTTTATCTCTGCCAAAAGCACATCCGGCTGGATCGGTTTCTCCAGAAAAGCTTCGACAGGATTCCATTCATCGTTACCGGCTGACGACTTGAAATCGATACCGGTCTGTTCCTTGACTCCAGTAAGCATCAGGATAGGGATGCCGCTGTATTCCGGATCGTTTTTCAGTTCCCGGGCCATCTCGAACCCATCCTGCCAGGTCGTCATCATGACATCCAGGATCATGAGGTCGGGTTTTTCCGCCCTTATCTTCTCCCAACCCTCGATCTTGTCCGCAGCTGTCACGACCTCGTAATCCTCACCTTCAAGGATGGCCTGCAGTGAATCACGTATATCCTTATCGTCGTCTGTCACCAGGATCTTTACCTTTGCCATTCTCTACCTCACATGGTTGAAACAAGTTCCAGATCGAATCCGGTTTTTAGTGGATAACCATTCCATACGCTTCAGCATCCTACCAGATTCCCTTTTTCAAAATCAACAATTTATCACGAGACCTTTATTACAATACCGGCATCATAACGGTGAATGTAGAACCTTCGCCTTCCCTGCTTTTCACAGAAAGATTTCCCCCATGCCTCTCCACGATCTGTTTTACGATCGACAGTCCCAACCCCGTTCCCTCGTTCGCGCTCTTCTTCGCGTTGGTGGCCCGGAAAAATTCGTCGAACACATGCTCGACCTCACCTTCCGGAATGCCGATTCCCGTATCGGTAAAATCGAGCCTCACTCTGTTATCCTGAACTGCCGCCTC
This window contains:
- a CDS encoding Rrf2 family transcriptional regulator gives rise to the protein MHLSAQTRYGTRALIDLASERQDGPISVASIARRQDLSVKFLEQIMSRLKATSLVRVVRGRGYSLARDPRDISLNDILQALEVSEKVVHCLEPGKDCSREECCPTRRIWQGLDRVVSDYLAEFTLADLVAG
- a CDS encoding response regulator, encoding MAKVKILVTDDDKDIRDSLQAILEGEDYEVVTAADKIEGWEKIRAEKPDLMILDVMMTTWQDGFEMARELKNDPEYSGIPILMLTGVKEQTGIDFKSSAGNDEWNPVEAFLEKPIQPDVLLAEIKKLL